One stretch of Rhodoferax lithotrophicus DNA includes these proteins:
- the orn gene encoding oligoribonuclease, with amino-acid sequence MSSTNTHTSSAPLAKSDQNLIWLDCEMTGLNPEHDRIIEIAVIVTDPLLTQRIEGPVLVIHQSDELLGGMDAWNKGTHGKSGLIDKVKASVMTELEAEQQLLAFLTHYAPKGTVPMCGNSIGQDRRFLAKYMPKLEAFFHYRNLDVSTLKELAKRWAPLVQKSFKKKQRHTALADVHESIDELEHYRAHFLQLPS; translated from the coding sequence ATGAGTTCCACCAACACCCACACCTCCAGTGCGCCTCTGGCCAAATCCGACCAAAATCTGATTTGGCTGGATTGTGAAATGACCGGCCTGAACCCCGAGCACGACCGTATCATTGAAATTGCCGTGATCGTGACAGACCCCTTGCTGACACAACGTATTGAAGGCCCGGTGCTGGTGATTCACCAGAGTGATGAACTCTTGGGCGGCATGGATGCCTGGAACAAGGGTACACATGGCAAAAGTGGCCTGATTGACAAGGTCAAGGCATCGGTGATGACCGAGCTTGAAGCCGAGCAGCAATTGCTGGCATTCTTGACCCACTATGCGCCCAAAGGCACTGTGCCCATGTGTGGCAACAGCATTGGTCAGGATCGGCGGTTTTTGGCCAAGTACATGCCCAAGCTGGAGGCGTTTTTCCATTACCGGAATCTGGATGTCAGCACCCTCAAGGAGCTGGCCAAACGTTGGGCCCCGCTGGTCCAAAAAAGCTTCAAGAAAAAGCAGCGTCACACCGCTTTGGCCGATGTACATGAGTCCATTGATGAGCTGGAACACTACCGCGCCCACTTTCTTCAACTGCCAAGTTAG
- a CDS encoding sensor domain-containing diguanylate cyclase produces MPGLLQEADFELLFDSAPISLWLEDYSALKTLFEHWRAQGVTEIEAHLRNSPELIQQCAQCLQVIKVNQQTLKVFAAPSQKVLIERLSDVFRGDMFEQMLLEMKYLWHGTLNFTNQTVNYGLDGRRIDVQICVRVLQGHEAKWDRVLVSLEDVTEREQARRQLTLSERYARDLFDYSPVSLWVEDFSGVKHLLDEARGLGIRDFRVFVNVHPDFVSRCAAKINVLDVNQETLSMFAAQSKEELLGKLDCVFRDEMHDSFAEQLQDLWNGKTTQMREVINYSLSGEVINIHMQFAVLAGHEATWDMVLVSLVDITARKKAEAYLEYLGKHDSLTRLCNRAFYTDELNRLSRKGPWPLSVLLMDLNGLKQINDVEGHGAGDSLLRRAGEVLTSANVGKAYCVARIGGDEFVALMPGCDARLAHSFRERIESLIELNNQYYPGQKLSMAIGVATGDATTSAEFIVGLADKSMYESKARYYEEEKMERRRG; encoded by the coding sequence ATGCCTGGTTTATTGCAGGAAGCGGATTTTGAGTTGTTATTTGACTCTGCGCCAATTTCGCTTTGGCTTGAAGACTACAGTGCACTCAAGACGCTGTTTGAACACTGGCGTGCCCAGGGTGTGACAGAAATTGAGGCACATCTGCGGAACTCTCCAGAGTTGATCCAGCAGTGTGCCCAATGTTTACAAGTGATCAAGGTGAATCAGCAAACACTCAAGGTTTTTGCTGCCCCCAGCCAAAAAGTATTGATTGAGCGCCTGTCAGATGTCTTTCGCGGCGACATGTTTGAACAAATGCTTCTGGAAATGAAATATTTGTGGCATGGCACACTGAACTTTACCAATCAAACTGTCAATTACGGATTGGATGGCCGTCGCATTGACGTGCAGATTTGTGTGCGTGTATTACAAGGTCATGAAGCGAAGTGGGACAGGGTTTTGGTTTCTTTGGAGGATGTGACGGAGCGAGAACAAGCTCGCCGTCAACTCACGTTGAGTGAGCGTTATGCGCGCGATTTGTTTGACTATTCACCAGTGTCACTTTGGGTTGAAGATTTCAGCGGGGTCAAGCATTTGCTTGATGAAGCACGTGGCCTGGGTATTCGGGATTTTCGGGTGTTTGTGAATGTACATCCAGATTTTGTAAGTCGTTGTGCCGCAAAAATCAACGTGCTGGATGTGAATCAGGAAACGTTGTCTATGTTTGCGGCGCAGTCCAAAGAAGAACTCTTGGGAAAGCTTGATTGTGTGTTTCGCGATGAAATGCACGATTCATTTGCCGAGCAACTGCAAGACCTCTGGAACGGCAAAACTACCCAAATGCGTGAGGTGATCAACTATTCCCTGAGTGGTGAAGTGATCAACATACACATGCAGTTCGCAGTGCTTGCTGGGCATGAGGCGACTTGGGACATGGTTTTGGTGTCACTGGTGGATATTACAGCCCGTAAAAAAGCTGAAGCGTATCTGGAATACCTTGGCAAGCATGATTCACTGACCCGTTTGTGTAATCGGGCGTTTTATACCGACGAACTAAATCGTCTCTCGCGCAAAGGTCCGTGGCCATTGAGTGTCTTGCTGATGGATTTGAATGGACTAAAGCAAATCAACGATGTTGAGGGGCATGGCGCAGGTGACAGTTTGCTGCGTCGCGCTGGCGAGGTTCTCACCAGTGCCAATGTGGGTAAGGCTTATTGTGTGGCGCGTATCGGGGGCGATGAGTTTGTGGCGTTGATGCCGGGATGTGATGCTCGGCTAGCACATAGTTTTCGTGAGCGCATTGAATCCTTGATTGAACTTAACAACCAGTATTACCCAGGACAAAAATTGAGCATGGCTATTGGTGTTGCCACAGGCGACGCAACCACATCGGCGGAGTTCATCGTTGGG
- a CDS encoding M48 family metallopeptidase has translation MTDLSFAFTCLFTAALVLGLLIKFWLSSRQIRHVALHRSAVPTAFSKTISLDAHQKAADYTLAKARLGLLEMTLETVVLLAWTLLGGLSALNEVLAQWLGNSMTQQLMLLLSFVLVGGLIELPMSWYQTFVLEERFGFNKTTLKLWLADLMKSTLIGALIGLPIAALILWMMAATGSLWWLWAWLFWMGFNLLLLVIYPTLIAPLFNKFIPLEDETLKARVTALMQRCGFHAKGLFVMDGSKRSAHANAYFTGFGAAKRVVFYDTLLSKLSADEVDAVLAHELGHFKHKHILKRIVSMFAMSLAGFALLGYLAQQTWFYTGLGVQPNVMAANDALALLLFMLALPLFSFFVAPVFAQLSRTHEFEADAYAVQQTSASDLSTALLKLYEDNASTLTPDPLYVRFYYSHPGASERLSRMNASA, from the coding sequence ATGACCGATCTTTCCTTTGCTTTCACCTGTTTGTTTACCGCGGCCCTTGTGCTGGGCTTATTGATCAAGTTTTGGCTCAGTTCGCGCCAAATTCGCCATGTGGCGCTCCACCGCAGTGCCGTACCAACTGCTTTTTCAAAAACCATTTCACTTGATGCACACCAAAAGGCCGCCGACTACACACTTGCCAAGGCACGTTTGGGTTTGCTTGAAATGACATTGGAGACTGTCGTGTTATTGGCGTGGACACTGCTGGGCGGCTTGTCTGCGCTGAATGAAGTGTTGGCGCAATGGCTGGGCAACAGCATGACACAGCAATTGATGCTGTTGCTGAGCTTTGTCCTGGTGGGTGGACTGATCGAGTTGCCGATGTCGTGGTACCAAACCTTTGTGCTGGAGGAGCGGTTTGGCTTCAACAAGACCACGCTCAAATTGTGGCTGGCTGACTTGATGAAATCCACTTTGATTGGCGCTTTGATTGGCCTGCCTATTGCCGCGCTGATTTTATGGATGATGGCGGCCACGGGTAGCTTGTGGTGGTTGTGGGCCTGGTTGTTCTGGATGGGGTTTAACCTGCTGTTGCTGGTGATTTACCCCACACTGATTGCGCCCTTATTCAACAAATTTATTCCACTGGAAGATGAGACCTTGAAAGCCCGTGTCACAGCACTGATGCAACGCTGCGGCTTTCACGCCAAAGGCTTGTTTGTGATGGATGGCAGCAAACGCAGTGCCCATGCCAACGCCTATTTCACCGGTTTTGGCGCAGCCAAACGGGTGGTGTTTTACGACACGCTGCTCTCCAAGCTCAGCGCAGACGAGGTGGATGCGGTACTGGCGCACGAACTCGGGCATTTCAAACACAAACACATCCTCAAACGCATCGTGTCGATGTTTGCCATGAGTTTGGCCGGCTTTGCCCTGCTGGGCTATTTGGCACAACAAACCTGGTTTTATACCGGCCTGGGTGTCCAACCGAATGTGATGGCGGCCAATGACGCGCTGGCACTCTTGCTCTTCATGCTGGCACTGCCCCTGTTCAGTTTCTTTGTTGCGCCGGTTTTTGCCCAACTGTCTCGCACCCATGAATTTGAGGCCGATGCTTATGCTGTTCAACAAACCAGTGCATCAGACTTATCCACCGCACTGCTCAAGCTGTACGAAGACAACGCTTCTACCCTGACTCCTGACCCGTTATATGTGCGTTTTTATTACTCACATCCTGG
- a CDS encoding DEAD/DEAH box helicase: MTDATLAAGEISSAENFSNDINLLPHDATDAPEVEVVDVPNGFVTLGLAPELILAVKDLGFTQPTTVQMKTIPLAMQGVANDGSAAKFIDLMVSSQTGSGKTAAFLLPVLHTLLKQQEQAEADARAQYEHAVAEAAAKGEAPPKRAKRKDPTNPRHFTAPTPGALIVCPTRELAQQVAHDAIDLVQHCRGLRVANIVGGMPYQLQIAKLQNANLVVATPGRLLDLQRSMQIKLDQVQFLVVDEADRMLDLGFSDDLAEINQLTIDRKQTMMFSATFAPRIQQLAARVMREPQRITIDSPQEKHANIKQVLFWADNAQHKRKLLDHWLRDTTINQAIVFASTQIECDGLANDLQQDGFDAVALHGALSQGLRNRRLMALRQGHVQILVATDVAARGIDVPTITHVFNFGLPMKAEDYTHRIGRTGRAGRDGLAITFAELRDRRKIFDIEAYSRQPIKPDVIPGLEPKQRIPESRPSGFGGRDNRGGGNFAPRDRKFGGGGRPTGGFDAPRGQFDAPRGGFADRNAGGPRIVGAGSYQNNSSGFADRDSRPSAAPREGFSYERKGGFNDRFAGERNAGAAPRADFAPRKPAFGKPAFSKPAGGGKVFVPRDAQKRFSKNDR; the protein is encoded by the coding sequence ATGACTGACGCTACTTTAGCGGCTGGCGAAATTTCGTCTGCCGAAAACTTTTCCAATGACATCAACTTGTTGCCACACGATGCAACCGACGCACCCGAGGTCGAAGTTGTTGACGTTCCCAACGGCTTTGTGACCCTGGGGCTGGCTCCAGAACTGATTCTGGCGGTCAAAGACCTGGGCTTTACCCAGCCGACCACAGTTCAGATGAAAACCATTCCATTGGCCATGCAAGGTGTTGCCAATGACGGCAGTGCTGCGAAATTCATCGACTTGATGGTTTCCAGCCAGACCGGCAGTGGCAAAACAGCAGCATTCTTGCTGCCCGTGTTGCACACCTTGCTGAAACAGCAAGAACAGGCCGAAGCCGATGCACGTGCGCAATACGAGCATGCCGTGGCGGAAGCTGCAGCCAAAGGTGAAGCACCTCCCAAACGCGCCAAACGCAAAGACCCCACCAACCCACGCCACTTCACCGCCCCGACCCCTGGCGCATTGATTGTGTGCCCCACCCGCGAACTGGCCCAGCAAGTGGCCCACGATGCCATCGACCTGGTGCAGCATTGCCGTGGCCTGCGTGTGGCCAACATTGTGGGTGGTATGCCTTACCAGTTGCAAATTGCCAAATTGCAAAACGCCAACCTGGTGGTGGCTACGCCCGGCCGTTTGCTCGATCTGCAACGCTCGATGCAAATCAAGCTTGATCAGGTGCAGTTTTTGGTGGTCGATGAGGCTGACCGCATGCTGGATCTCGGCTTCTCGGACGACCTGGCTGAAATCAACCAGCTCACCATTGACCGCAAGCAAACCATGATGTTCAGCGCGACCTTTGCGCCGCGTATTCAGCAACTTGCTGCCCGGGTCATGCGTGAACCGCAACGCATCACCATCGACAGCCCCCAAGAAAAACACGCCAACATCAAGCAAGTGCTGTTCTGGGCCGACAACGCCCAGCACAAACGCAAGCTGCTCGACCACTGGCTGCGCGACACCACCATCAACCAGGCGATTGTGTTTGCCAGCACACAAATTGAATGTGATGGCCTGGCCAATGATCTGCAGCAAGACGGTTTTGACGCAGTGGCTTTGCATGGCGCTTTGAGCCAGGGTCTGCGCAACCGCCGTTTGATGGCTTTGCGTCAAGGCCACGTGCAAATTCTGGTGGCCACCGATGTGGCCGCCCGCGGCATTGACGTGCCCACCATCACCCACGTGTTCAACTTTGGCTTGCCGATGAAAGCCGAAGACTACACCCACCGCATTGGCCGTACCGGCCGTGCCGGGCGTGACGGTCTGGCCATCACCTTTGCCGAATTGCGTGATCGCCGCAAGATTTTTGACATCGAAGCCTACAGCCGTCAGCCGATCAAGCCTGATGTCATTCCTGGCCTGGAACCCAAACAGCGTATTCCTGAATCACGCCCCAGTGGTTTTGGTGGCCGCGACAACCGTGGCGGTGGCAATTTTGCCCCGCGTGATCGCAAATTTGGCGGCGGTGGCCGTCCCACCGGTGGCTTTGATGCACCACGTGGCCAGTTTGATGCACCGCGCGGCGGTTTTGCTGACAGAAATGCCGGTGGCCCGCGTATCGTAGGCGCAGGTAGCTATCAAAACAATAGTTCTGGCTTTGCCGACCGTGATAGCCGCCCATCAGCTGCGCCCCGCGAAGGTTTCAGCTATGAACGCAAAGGTGGTTTCAACGACCGCTTTGCCGGTGAACGTAATGCAGGTGCGGCTCCCCGTGCAGATTTCGCCCCTCGCAAGCCAGCTTTTGGCAAACCCGCTTTCTCCAAACCTGCGGGTGGTGGCAAGGTGTTTGTGCCGCGTGATGCACAAAAGCGTTTTTCTAAAAACGACCGCTGA